A genomic region of Psychrobacter sp. M13 contains the following coding sequences:
- the arfB gene encoding alternative ribosome rescue aminoacyl-tRNA hydrolase ArfB, giving the protein MIFITPSISLDDSEIEITAIRAQGAGGQNVNKVSSAIHLRFDITASSLSTVNKQRLIDSKDGRITKDGVLIIKAQQFRTQEKNKADAFERLQSFIKKATYVTKTRKATKPSRNAKRKRVDKKTQRGKTKVLRGKVDY; this is encoded by the coding sequence ATGATCTTTATTACACCTAGTATTAGCCTCGATGATAGTGAGATTGAGATTACCGCTATTCGTGCGCAAGGAGCAGGCGGTCAAAATGTCAATAAAGTATCTTCCGCCATACACCTACGTTTTGATATAACCGCATCCAGTCTAAGCACTGTTAATAAACAGCGGCTCATCGATAGTAAAGATGGACGTATTACCAAAGATGGCGTACTTATTATCAAAGCTCAGCAGTTTCGCACCCAAGAAAAAAATAAAGCCGACGCTTTTGAACGCTTGCAGAGCTTTATCAAAAAAGCCACTTACGTCACCAAAACTCGCAAGGCTACGAAACCAAGCAGGAACGCTAAACGTAAACGCGTGGACAAAAAGACTCAGCGCGGCAAAACCAAAGTGCT